The Leptospira terpstrae serovar Hualin str. LT 11-33 = ATCC 700639 nucleotide sequence GGTCAGTGAGAGACCACCCACCACGTTTCCAAGCGACAACAAATTTCATTCTTTCTTCAAACACGTTTGTCTCCTTCCAAGCCATGACACACTCCTGGTGTGTACATCGTGTTCTGAATCGAAGAATTAAATTCTTGTTTGTAAAGGATGTTGTGAGATCAATTTGTAAGGGATGAAACTAGTACAGACCCCATCCTGATTGGGGGAAGTCGGGTATACTTTGCTATGGCAAGAGATGGAGTGTTTCTACCCTCTTTTTCCAAAATCCATCCCAAATGGCATAGTCCCTATGTTTCTATATTTTTTCAGGCCTTTGTAGCGATTCTTTTTTTGTTTGTGAAAGAAATCGAAGCACTACTTTATATGATCACTTGTTCCATTCTCATTTTGTCTTGTCTTACAGCGGCGACACCGTTTCGATTTGAAAAGATGGGAATGAAATCCGATTACAAAATCCCTTTGTATCCTTTGCCTATTTTTCTTTATATTTTTGCAAACATTGCCGTTATGACCATTCTCTTTATTGAAAAACCAATCACTGCAGGATGGGGACTGATGATCACTCTCATTGCCCTTCCTGTGTATTACGGATTTCGATTAGATCAAAAGATGGTCAAAGTAAAAAAATAAAATTAGAAATTAAGAAATCTGAAGTTAAGATAATAAGAATCTGAAGATTAAAAACTAAAAAACATTCGTTTTATTCTACTAATAGATTCTAAGATTATATTTTATAATCACAACCTTTATGCGATTGCCATAAAGGTTCTACCAATGATAGGCATTACATCGTCTTTAGCCAAAACCCAAACCACATCCCCGCCTTTTACTTGGGTGTTTCCTGAAGGAATCAAAAACTGTTCCCCCCGAGCAATGAGTAGGATATGAGATTGTTCAGGAAGTTTAATTTCAAACAATGCTTTGTCCACCACACTGGAGTTATAGGGAACAATTAACTCTTGCAAGGTCATACCTGGGAACTCGATGTTATCAAAGTCCGTGGGATGATAAATTTTACGATCAGGATCTTTTTTTAATATTCCTAACCATTGTGCCACTTTGGGAATGAGAGATCCTTGGATGAGTAAGGATACAAGAACTACAAAGAATACAATATGGAAAAGTAAATCTCCCCAAACAAGACCTTGGGCAATCGGGAATGTGGCAAGGATGATGGGGGAGGCACCGCGAAGTCCCACCCAAGAAATGAACAACTTTTCTCTGACAGGTAAGTTCACACGGAATAAGGAAATAAAAACTGCCAATGGTCTTGCAAAGAGGATTAGTAATACCCCAATCAAAAGTCCCGGGACCCAAATATTGGCCATTCGTGTGGGATAAACCAACAACCCGAAACAAAGGAACATTCCAATTTGCAAAATCCAAACATATCCATTGAGAAAACGAAAGATGGATTTTTTATGAATGAATTTGTTTCTTCCAACAATGATGCCTGCAATGTAAACGGCTAAAAATCCATTGCCTTGAAAGACAGTAGTCACTGCATAAATGAAAGGAACGGATGCGGTGATAAAAACTAAATATAGACCGTCATACCCCAGTTTGACGGAGTTCATCAAATAGAGAATGAGAATCCCCAAACTGTACCCCATCATCATCCCTACAAGGACTTGCATTACAAAAAATCGAAAGAACTGGAATCCACTAAAGCTAGCATCGGCACTGAGTAGATTCATAAAGATGGTGGTGAGTAAAACTCCCACTGCATCATTAGATCCAGATTCAAATTCAATGATCTTTTTTAAATGAACTGGTAAGTCCGTAGAGTCTGTCTTAAAAATATTAAAAACAGAAGCTGCATCTGTGGCACTGACAATGGATCCGAGTAAAAAGGATTCCATAAATCCAAGCACAGGAAATAAATAATGAATGACCACACCTAAAATGAGTGCGGTAAGGACCGTTCCAATGATAGAGAGGCGAATCCCTACAGCTAGAAAGTTTTTTAAACTATCCCACTCACTTTCAAGTCCACCTAAAAATAAAATATAAATCAGTGCAAAAATACCTATGGACTGAGCCAAACTATAATCGCTAAAATCAATCCCTCCAGGACCATCAGCACCAGCTAACATACCAAAGGTTAAGAAAATAAGAAGAATAGGAAATCCAAAACGGAAGAATAGTTTACTCGATAAAATGGAAAATAGAATGAGTGTAGAGATGACTAGAGCTTGTAAGGTAAAACTATCGATCATGTTTATTCCTTAGACGATCTCGAACGACTATCGTTTAGAAGAAAGTATCTCTAAAGCCTTTGCTTTTAGGATGGGATGGACAACGAAGTCTTCTGGATTGAGCGGAGTGGATGATTTGTTATGAGATGCATCCATTTGATTTGCAGATTCAGGTTGTTTCCACTTGTCACGACCAAGCCATACAGAAAGTGCATAGACCATTCGTTGGAAAATTTCGTCCACCTTGTCCTGTCTACCTGCTTTTTTATAGTATCCAAAGGCCAACATAGGAAGTTTCCTATCGTACATAAAATGGTCACCCAAACGAATGAGACCATCTTTGTAATCGGTTTTTAGAAAGAGTTCACGAGCTTTCCGAATATCGCCTGCGTTGAAGGCGGTATTTGCTTCGCGAATGAGTTGTGCTCTTTCCTTGGAGTCCATACAAAGAGTATCGAACCAAATTCCGAAATTGACAACTGAAAATTGTCTAAAAGAATGCAATAACCAGGAGAGAAATATATGTTGGAAGTAGGCAAAAAAGCCCCCAATTTTACAAGTAGCAACCAAAATGGCGAAAAAGTAAAACTCGCAGACCTAACAGGAAAAAATGGGATCGTTGTTTATTTTTATCCCAGAGACATGACACCAGGATGCACAACAGAAGCTTGTGACTTCCGAGATAATTTTGCTAGGCTCAAAAAATTTGGATTCAATGTGATTGGTATCTCCAAAGACAATCCCAAATCTCATACTAAGTTCATCGAAAAACAAGAAATCAACTTTGACTTAATCTCGGATGAAACGGGTGAAATTTGTGAAGCCTATGGCGTTTGGAGAGAAAAAGTATTTATGGGAAGGAAGGGAATGGGAATCGTCAGATCCACCTTCCTTTTAGACAGTTCTCTCAAAATCAAAAAAATCTATGACAGCGTGAAGGTAAAAGGACACGTTGAAGAAATCATCAAAGACATTCAGGAAATCCAAGGGAAATGAAAATAGAAATCTCTCCACTACAAATCCAAATCGGTGCCCCAAAATCCGGCTCTTATTACAAACTCATTCCTATCTTCCAAGAGGATGTGAAAGAAGAATTGGGGAAAAAATTCCCGGTCCAAATAGAAACAAAAGTTTTTTCTGGAGAATTAGGAAAAGAATTTCGAGACGAATCCGAACAGAGCATCTATCTTGGATTAGGTGAAAAGGAAAAACTAAATTTCAGAAAGTTCATCTCTCAGTTTTTTAAATACGGCGAAAAAATATTAAGTTATGATGGAATGGGCCTTGAAATCATCATTTCAAAATCTCTTTCTAAAAAATTCTCTGCGGACCGAATCGCATACCAAATTGCCAATACACTTTTTATCGGTAGTTATCCGGTCTCTGTTTTACAAACAAAGAAAAAAGAAAAGAAGAAAGTGGGAGCAGTATATTTAAAATTTGAAGATAAAACGGTAGTTAGTTTAGCAGAATCTGGTTTATCAAAAAGTAAAATTGTCGCAAAACACGTCAATGGTGCTCGCCATATAGCGCACCTTCCTGCAAACTACTTCACTCCTGATGACTTTGTTTCTCGTTCTAAAGAAATTGCAAAAGAGTACAAACTGTCCATTAAGGTTTGGAACGAACCGCAATTGAAAAAAGAAGGTCTTGGTGGGATCCTAGCTGTAGCACGCGGATCGGAACTCCAAGGAAAAATGGTTATTTTGGAATACAAACCAGCCAAAGCCAAAAAGAAATTTGCCATTGTAGGAAAAGGTTTAACTTTTGATACCGGCGGAATTTCACTCAAACCCCCTGGGGAAATGCATGAAATGAAGTATGATATGTGCGGGGCTGCAGCCACCATACACGCGATTGGTGCCATTGCTGCACTTCAACTTCCGATCCATATTGTTGCGGCCATTGGTGTGGCAGAAAATATGCCAGATGGGAAAGCAATCAAACCTGGTGATGTGTATACTGCTTATAATGGAACTACAGTAGAAGTACAAAACACAGATGCCGAAGGAAGGCTTGTACTTGGGGACGTTTTATCCTATGTTTCCAAAAACTACAAACCAGACTACATGGTGGATCTCGCAACTCTCACAGGGGCTGTCATCATTGCCCTTGGTCATGAAGCAGCGGCCGTCCTTACTAATTCAGATCCGTTACGCGAAGCACTCTTTAAGGCTTCTGAAACATCGGATGACAGGGTTTGGGAACTTCCTCTTTGGGAAGAATACGGCGAAGATTTGAAATCAGACATTGCTGATTTGAAAAACATCACTGGTGGGGGGAAAGGGGCAGGAACCATTTCTGCAGGAATTTTTCTTTCCAAGTTTGTGGATGAATCCATCAATTGGGCTCATATTGACATTGCCGGTGCTGCTTGGAGAAAGAAAAAATCGGGAACACAATTCCACGGTCCTACTGGATATGGAGTGCGACTGTTAGTTGACTTAGCAAACGAGTTAGCGAAAAAGTAAAACAAGTTAAAAAAAAAACGGTGGAGGGTTTTCAATCTCCACCGTAATTATCGAATTTTAAGTTTTAATAAAACTATACTGTGCTTTATTTGGAATGTTTACTCAGAGCGATTTGATTCACATTATACATTAAGATCACGGTAATTAAAATCGCTCCTGCCACTACATACCCTAATGTCTCATACCTTTCCATATAACCGCTAGGAGTTTGTACAACAATGAGTCCTGCTACAGAGGCAGCAATACCTCCGGAAATCTGTTGGACAGAAGAACTAATCGCCATAAAGGCACCTCGATCATGTAAGTCGGGAACTGCCGAAGTCAATGCATTGGCAGAAATCATTCGTGCAGCAACAAATACAAAAAGAATGGAATTGATAAAAATAACCATTGGTAAAGGTGTGACTTGCATTTTTGTGTAATAAATGATGATCACTGCAGCAAGGAATGATGCAATGACAAACATCTTGTATTTGCCTATCCAATCACTCAATCTACCCATAAGTGGACCACCTAACATAGATACAACTCCTGTAACCATATAAACTAAAGGTAAATCTTCTAATTTTACCCCAAGATTGTGAACAGAAAACGCTGAACCAAATGGCATCAGCATAAAACCACCGGTTGCCAGTAAGGTCGTTGCAATATACGCCGGAAAATATTTAGGTTCTGTGAGTGTTTTCACAAGATGCATAAAAGCATGTCTTTCTGTTTTGTTATCAAGATGAGTTGTGAGAGGTTTTAAAAAGAAAAAAATCAGAAACCCTACAGTTCCACTGATCCCTGCTATCATTAAAAAAGGAGACTGCCATCCCCATAAATTAGAGATAAAGATACCAATGGGTAGTCCAAAAACTTGACTTGCAGCAAAGGCTGTCATAATAAAACCCATAACCCGGCCTCTTACTTGAAGAGGAAATAAGTCGGCAACAATGGCAAAGGATATAGAGGAAAGAACCCCTGCGAAAACTCCCGTTAAGATTCTTGCCCCAAATAAAAAGATGTAATTAGTTGCGATTCCGCAGAGAAAGGTAGCTACCACAAAACCTATGTAAAAAAATAGTAACATCTTTTTGCGATCAAAACGATCGGCAAAACCTGCGGCAATGATTCCGGAGATCCCAGCACTGAATGCATAAGCCGAAACGACAAACCCAAACTGTTGTGTTGAAATTTGTAATTCTTTCATGACCAAAACTCCTAGCGGAGAAAGTATCATAAAATCTAGGACAACGGTGAATTGTAAAAAAGCCAGTAAACCAACTACAAAAACATGATATGTAGAGAACTTAAAATCCATTCTATTTCCTTATTCTGATCTATTCGCCAATCTTAATGATATTCTGCAAACTAAAGTTCTTTGTCCAAAATTTCTTTGAGCTTTAAATATTGGGAATTTTCAGGGGAAGTGGTCCCGAGTCTTTCCAGAATTTTACGAGCCCGTTCTTTGTTTTTCAAAAGTCTGTAACATTCTACTAAATTGATTAAATTCCTGATATGTTTCGGATCCCTCGCACGTAACCTCTCTCCAATCTCTACAGCCTTACGTACATTTTTTGATTTTCTATATGCATAACTCAATTGTAAAAGAATTTCATTGTCTGTTACAAAATAGGGGAAAATGGATTCTAAAGATTCTACAGCGGAATCAAATCGTTTCAATAAAAGTGAAATGCGAGACTTTTCTCGAAGTAAATTGATTCGAACATCATCTTCCAGATTTTCATTGGTTAACATTCGTTCTATGGTTTTATAGGTTTCTTCAGCATTCCCTGATTCCAAGACCGATTGGAGTTCGGAATATAAAAAATGATCTGTTCCGACAGAATTAAGTGAAGAAGAACTCATTCTTTTGGCTGAACCCATCCATTCCAAACGTAACAAAGTTAGGTCATCAGAAAAACTTCCTATAGACTGCAGGTTCATTACAATTTGTTCCAATTCTCCTTTCGACTCGCCAACCACTTGTAAAAATTTGGTTTCATCTTCATTCATCACACGTGATCCATCAGATCCCGTTTCTAAAATCAAATCATCACGACCATCCGAACCAATAAAAAGAACATCCCCCTGTTCCAAAACAAAGACTCGAATGCGAACTTGTCCCGCCATCCCTTTGGTTCCAATCTTTCGAAGTTCCAACTCATCTTCAATAAAAGAAGCAACACCATCCCTATACAAAACAGTCCAAGGATGTTCAGCATTGAGATAATACAAAACTCCCGTTTCTTCTTCCACAAGTCCCAGGACAACGGAAACGAGCATGGATCCATCAAAGGATTCAAATATAGTTTGGAGTTCGTAAAAACATTCTTTCATCCATCGTTCTGGAGACTTAGATTGACTTTCCAATAAAAGCTGTGTGCGTTTAATAAAGGATAAAAAAACAACACCTAACACAAGGGCACCACCGGCACCTTGGATGGATTTCCCCATCGCATCTCCGTTAATAAATACGAAGTACTTTTTACCATTCAAAACAATGTCATCACAGATGATTAGGTCTCCGCCAATTTCTTTAATTTTTCCTTTGAACTCGAATTCCTTCTTTTGTTTAGTATAAGATTGGATCCCAATCATTTTGGAATGGGATTTTTTTGAATCGTTTAGTGGATCAAGGAGTAACGAAGTTAAAAAATAATCTCCATCTTGTTGGATTTTTAATTCCTGAACCCTAGTGAGAGTTTCTTGCAATTCATTTGTTCTTTGAACTACCTTTCTTTCTAAGTTGGCATTCAATTCTTCTACTTGTTTATGCACCCGCAAAAACCGATTTGCCAACACAACGGCAATCCCGAGCACAAAAAACAAAAAGCCAAACCTAGATAAATTTAAATTTTGGATGGGGATCATGCCCGAAGCACCCAAAATATCCCAAATGGCCGTAAACATCAAAAAGAATATTCCAATTAACAAACGCTTGGCGTCTTTATTGTTTTTCATCACTGCACGTACAGTGATATAAAACAAAACTACACTAAATGCCAAAACAGATCCTTGCCAAACCCGCAAAAGAATCACGGAACTTGCCCGATTCACAAAAAATTGTAAAACCGCCAAAAATAGGCTAAATCCAAAATACCCTTTTGTAATGGGACTGATTCGTTTACGAAAAAAAGAATCAACGAATAACAAAAGCCAGGTGGGTGTCAAAAACACGATAAAGTATTCTATTTTTGTTGTGGTAAAAGGGTCCACCTCCCACCTGTAAATGGCTTGGGATCTAAAATACATATAAGCGGATAAAAATACAGCGAAGAGTGCAAAGTAAAGATTGTATGTTTCATTTCGTCGTTTCCAATAAAACAAACCATGGTAAATTCCAACAAAAAAGTATAAAAATAACAACATAAAGGTTGCATATTCATCCTCAACTTTTTCTAGTACCGTATAACGATCTATAGATGTAACGTAATCATTAAATACTTTATAAAAATTTAATTCTTCTCCTGGTTCTGACGCAAGAAGAACTCGAATTTCATTTTTTCCAACTCGTAATAAATTCCGAGACAGTTTGATGAGGATATTTCTTTTGTACCCACTTTCAGTGATATGATCTTTTTCTAAAATCCCACTTTTCGAAACCAACTCTCCATTTATGTACACTTTGTACACATTGGAAAGATAGGGAATGTGTAAGGCAAAAGAATCCGATTCCGTTTCCTTAAAATCGATTTCTGATAAAAGAAATGGTTTTACCATTGTGATTTGTTGCAATTTCCCATCGGGAAATTCCAACTGTGATTTGATAGATACAAGAGGAAGAGATTCTAAAGGAATCCAACCAGTGCCTGTAGGAACTTCCGATTCCCACCAACCTTTTTTGACATTCCAGTTTTTTGTAAGATCCACTGGCAATGCCCAAAGAGAGATGGGAAAATAAAGAAAGAGAAGAAAGGCAATTCTGAAAAATTTCATAATGTAAAAGTTTGAAAATCTAAGAATACGCCATAGGTTTCTTCAAAAAGATCTTTTTTTTCTGCCACAGACCAAATTTCTAAATTAGGATCTTCTCCTTTTTTATGATACAATCTACAGACAACTTTTCCTTTTTCAACTACTGCATCCAATCTTTCGATGATAGATTTTTCCGATCGGTCAAGTCCATCGCCAATGCGCAGAAAGGAAGCTAATTTCTTTACTAGGAGTTGGTCTTCTACTCGTAAGGCTTTGAACTCTTCATGTTTTCCTTTAGGGCCACCCTTCCTATGATAACGGGCAAGGAGAGCAATGATTTCTATTTCTGCATTGGAAAAGCCGACCATGGCTTCTGAGTTTTTGATGATATAATAACTATGTTTATGGTAGTTGTGGTGAGAGATACATAAGCCTACTTGGTGCAAATAACAAGCTGTCTCCAAATAATCGCGTTCCAAATTTCCTAATTTGTGTAAATCTTTCAAATCATCAAACATCTGCAAGGTGATCTTTGCCACAGCTTCTGCATGTTTTTTTCCGGCTGGATATAGATTAGCAACAGTTTTGATGGCTTTTTCTCGAATATTATCCAAGGGAGGAAGGGAGGAATCCGTATGTCTGTACCAAGATTCAATCGTATCATAGACAATACCCTCTCGAAGCGCAAAATCACTTACTGTAATGGAAGGGGCTTTGATCCTTTGTAAAACCTCATCCAATACTAAAACTCCACCCACAATGATATCTCCCCTTTTGGCATCAAGGCCAGGGATTTTTAATCTTTTCTTAAGACTATCAGCATCTAACACTTGTTTGCGGGCTTCTTTAAACTGATCGATCGTAATTTCTGTTCCGTTCAATCTGTCCCGTTTTTCCATCTTTTTTTCTAGGACAATCGAGGCAACGGAGGATATAGTTCCAGAACTTCCCACAACCATAAACGGTTTCCAAGTTTCAATTTGTGGTAAAAAAGCAGATAACACTGATTCAATATGAATCCGACATTTTTGCATATCGGTGGCATTCAATGGATCCTTCTTTAGATACTTTTCTGTTAACCGAATGGCCCCGAGTTTTAAACTAGTGGAAAAAAGAATCTCTCCCTTTTCTCCAATAAGGAGTTCTGTACTCCCTCCCCCGATGTCGATGAGAAGGATTCGTTTGTCAAAGACAGGTAGGCCTTGCAAAATCCCTAAATAAATGAGGCGTGCTTCCTCATTTCCGGAGATGACTTGGATTTGGATTCCCGTCTCCTTCTCTGCTCGGTCGAGAAATACTTGGCGGTTCTCAGCTTCTCTGAGGGCACTTGTGGCAACGGCTCGGATTTCGGCCTTATAAGAGTCAGCAAGGGACTGAAACCGCTTGAGACAAGCGATCCCTCTCTCTATAGCATCTTCCTGAATGACCGCATAATCACTGCTACCACTACCTAGTCTTACCGATTCCTTTTCTTTGGTCAGATATTCAAGTGTACCATCCGGTCTTAGTTTTACGACGACGATATGGAAAGAATTTGTGCCTAAATCAATGGCAGCGAGTATCTTTTCCGTGCGAAATGCAGGATTGGGTTTTCTTAAAATTTGTGAGAAAGGAAGCATTTTGTATCTAACTAGCGTACCGAAAATTTTTACGGTTGAAAGCAAAAACCAGCCGAAAATTATGGGGAACGGGTAGAATTATATTATTTTGGTGTTAACCCACCTGAAATTCCCCCTTTCGTACTTCTTTCACCAGGATCTGATATGATATTTGATAACCTCTATGGACTTTTCTCGAACGATATGGGAATCGATTTGGGAACCGCGAACACCCTCGTGCATGTGAAAGGACAAGGGATCGTCCTATCAGAACCGTCGGTCGTGGCAGTCCAGGCCTCTACTGGCCGAGTCCTTGCCGTTGGCCAAGAAGCCAAACGAATGCTAGGAAGAACTCCTGGGGACATCGTAGCCATCCGCCCCATGAAAGACGGAGTCATCGCCGACTTCGAAACTGTAGAAAAGATGATTCGTTACTTCATCGCTAAAGTTCACAACCGCACTACTTTTGTAAAACCACGCATCGTTATCGGAGTTCCTTCCGGAATTACCGAAGTAGAAAGACGTGCCGTCCGGGAGTCCGCTGAACAAGCGGGTGCTCGCGAAATCTTCCTCATCGAAGAAGCTCTTGCCGCAGCCATTGGCGCGAACATCCCCATCCATGAACCAGCAGGGAACATGATCGTTGATATCGGTGGGGGAACCACAGAAATCGCGGTGATCTCTCTTGGAGGTATGGTGATCGCCGAGTCCATCCGCACAGGTGGGGACGAATTTGATGAAGCCATCGTAAAATACCTTCGTAACCAATACAACCTAGTCGTCGGAGAAAGAACTGCCGAGGACATCAAACTTACCATCGGAAATGCCTTTGCTGACAAACGTGTCGACACCATGGAAGTGAAAGGCCGTGATGCCATCTCTGGTCTTCCGCGCACCCTGGAACTTGACTCGAACGAAATCCGTAAAGCTCTCAAAGAACCAACAGACGAAATCCTAGACGGAATCAAATCCGTACTCGAGCGCACTCCTCCAGAACTGGCAGCTGACATCGTGGAACGAGGAATCGTTCTCACAGGTGGTGGTTGCCTCCTTCGTGGTCTCGAACACTACCTCACCAAAGAAACCGGAGTTCCGGTATTCCGTGCCGAAAACCCACTGACTTGTGTGGTACTCGGAACGGGACGTTACTTGGATGAATTGAAATACATCAAACCAGGAATCCGATAAACATCGGTTACATGGTTAGGTGAAAAAAGGGGAACTTTGGTTCCCCTTTTTTTTTAAACTGCGGCAACTGAGTTGGATACGATTCCAAATACTTTACAAAATTCTGCGTTACCATCGATCGTAACATCAGTCAACTTCTGATTCATCACCCTGATTTCGGAAAGATCAACATTTTTGATCGTCACTCGTTTCCAATCACATTCTCCAAAAAGGGCTTTGTTTAGTTTTACATTTTCAAACTTTACTTGTTCGAATCCTACTTTTCTCCATCCTTCACTTGCGGTAAAAAGCACATCACTCAGTCTACAATTTTCAAAGGATGTATGATCCAACCGCATAAACCGAGCAACAAGTTGATCTGTTGTAGTGTTCATAAATCGAATGTGTTGGAGCCTTGATGCTTGAAGTTCCATCCCTTTAAGTGTAGAAGTAGATACTTCTAAATGACTCAACTGCGCACCCTCAAAAGAACATGCTGATAGATCTGACCGATCACGTATCATTAGGTCTTTTACCGAAGCAGCGGTAAAATGAGAGTTAGTAACGTTTGATGAAGTGATTTCGACTTTTTTTAGGTGGGAGCTATGAACTTCCACTGTATCAAAGTGTCCATCATCGATTTGCCAATGTTCTAGGTTACTCGCAGAGAGTTCACAATTTTGAATTGACCCACGTGTGACTTTGAATGCCTGAAGATTACTTTTACTGATTGTATTTCTCATAAAATCAGAGTCGTCTAGAATCATCTGATCCATAGACGACATACGGATCGTATTATTTTTGAACTGAAAACGATCTCCTTTTGGAATCTGCACACGAGACATGGACATATTATTATCTTTTAAATCGCTCGCGTAGAGCCCTTCTACATCGTTTGAAAACTTAATAAATTGTTCGCCAATAGAACGAAAACTCCATGGTTTCGCTCTATGTTCGTCGGTCTCTTGATTCACTTGGGATAGTTCCGAGATAAGGTCTGCACCTTGTGCTTCAGAGATTTTATTTTCTTTCACCATCTGTAATACTTTTTGAATTTCTTCTTTCATCCGATTCACCTTAATGTTTATTTTTTGGAAGTTTGCGTATTGTCCGCATCGCCTCATCGAAATCAATTTTGCCTTTCGCAAGTTGATCGAGAACCTCATCAGCTCCACCGGTCTTTTTGCTTTTTTGGATTTCTCGATCCGTGGATTTGGTTGTAAGGTCGTCCCCAACAAGTTTGTTTTTTAACAAAGTCAACCGAGCTCGAATCGTCGGATAACTGAGTCCTAGCGAAGATTGCATATCACGGACTCTTCCTTCACTGAGCACAAAAATACGCAGAAAGTGAAGATCATCCGC carries:
- a CDS encoding DUF2089 family protein translates to MPLGDPKKIDSSLSCPSCQEPLRPMVLGCDGCGIRVEGPFQLNEFATLSADDLHFLRIFVLSEGRVRDMQSSLGLSYPTIRARLTLLKNKLVGDDLTTKSTDREIQKSKKTGGADEVLDQLAKGKIDFDEAMRTIRKLPKNKH
- a CDS encoding Ppx/GppA phosphatase family protein; amino-acid sequence: MLPFSQILRKPNPAFRTEKILAAIDLGTNSFHIVVVKLRPDGTLEYLTKEKESVRLGSGSSDYAVIQEDAIERGIACLKRFQSLADSYKAEIRAVATSALREAENRQVFLDRAEKETGIQIQVISGNEEARLIYLGILQGLPVFDKRILLIDIGGGSTELLIGEKGEILFSTSLKLGAIRLTEKYLKKDPLNATDMQKCRIHIESVLSAFLPQIETWKPFMVVGSSGTISSVASIVLEKKMEKRDRLNGTEITIDQFKEARKQVLDADSLKKRLKIPGLDAKRGDIIVGGVLVLDEVLQRIKAPSITVSDFALREGIVYDTIESWYRHTDSSLPPLDNIREKAIKTVANLYPAGKKHAEAVAKITLQMFDDLKDLHKLGNLERDYLETACYLHQVGLCISHHNYHKHSYYIIKNSEAMVGFSNAEIEIIALLARYHRKGGPKGKHEEFKALRVEDQLLVKKLASFLRIGDGLDRSEKSIIERLDAVVEKGKVVCRLYHKKGEDPNLEIWSVAEKKDLFEETYGVFLDFQTFTL
- a CDS encoding pentapeptide repeat-containing protein, yielding MKEEIQKVLQMVKENKISEAQGADLISELSQVNQETDEHRAKPWSFRSIGEQFIKFSNDVEGLYASDLKDNNMSMSRVQIPKGDRFQFKNNTIRMSSMDQMILDDSDFMRNTISKSNLQAFKVTRGSIQNCELSASNLEHWQIDDGHFDTVEVHSSHLKKVEITSSNVTNSHFTAASVKDLMIRDRSDLSACSFEGAQLSHLEVSTSTLKGMELQASRLQHIRFMNTTTDQLVARFMRLDHTSFENCRLSDVLFTASEGWRKVGFEQVKFENVKLNKALFGECDWKRVTIKNVDLSEIRVMNQKLTDVTIDGNAEFCKVFGIVSNSVAAV
- a CDS encoding rod shape-determining protein, with translation MIFDNLYGLFSNDMGIDLGTANTLVHVKGQGIVLSEPSVVAVQASTGRVLAVGQEAKRMLGRTPGDIVAIRPMKDGVIADFETVEKMIRYFIAKVHNRTTFVKPRIVIGVPSGITEVERRAVRESAEQAGAREIFLIEEALAAAIGANIPIHEPAGNMIVDIGGGTTEIAVISLGGMVIAESIRTGGDEFDEAIVKYLRNQYNLVVGERTAEDIKLTIGNAFADKRVDTMEVKGRDAISGLPRTLELDSNEIRKALKEPTDEILDGIKSVLERTPPELAADIVERGIVLTGGGCLLRGLEHYLTKETGVPVFRAENPLTCVVLGTGRYLDELKYIKPGIR